The following coding sequences lie in one Candidatus Planktophila sulfonica genomic window:
- a CDS encoding CrcB family protein — translation MYKEAGLTLKAVWLVSLGGVLGTLTRYALSLLIPSNGLGTLTANIIAVALAMVLMVFMERRGITELRYLLLPGFCGGLSTFSAVTYEAVAPGEAGLAFLFFNLFSSLFVVVLALKLARKYIKVHG, via the coding sequence ATCTACAAAGAAGCTGGCTTAACTCTGAAAGCGGTCTGGCTCGTCTCGCTGGGCGGAGTTCTGGGAACCCTCACTCGTTACGCGCTATCGCTTCTCATTCCATCAAATGGCTTAGGCACTCTTACTGCAAACATCATTGCGGTTGCCCTCGCCATGGTCTTAATGGTCTTCATGGAACGCCGCGGAATCACTGAACTGCGCTACCTACTTCTTCCAGGTTTCTGCGGCGGGCTTTCTACATTCTCGGCAGTTACCTATGAAGCGGTTGCACCTGGTGAAGCAGGGCTCGCATTCCTCTTCTTCAACCTTTTCTCATCTCTCTTTGTTGTAGTTCTTGCACTCAAATTGGCCCGTAAATACATCAAGGTGCACGGATGA
- a CDS encoding fumarate reductase/succinate dehydrogenase flavoprotein subunit, with translation MSSLNSVLEKHKYDVLVIGAGGAGLRAAVEAREAGLSVAIICKSLFGKAHTVMAEGGAAASMGNVNDNDNWMVHFRDTMRGGKFLNHFRMAELHAKEAPDRIWELETWGALFDRTKEGKISQRNFGGHEYPRLAHVGDRTGLELIRTMQQKIVALQQADGREFGDMESKIKVFAECTITEILKENGKIAGAYGYWRETGEEVLFEAPAVVIATGGVGKTFKITSNSWEGTGDGHALALKAGANLVDMEFLQFHPTGMVWPPSVRGILVTESVRGEGGILTNSEGERFMFKYIPDVFKDKYADNEAEADRWYEDQDNNRRPPELLPRDEVARAINSEVKAGRGTEHGGVFLDVSKRIPAEVIKKRLPSMWHQFYELAGVDITKEAMEVGPTCHYVMGGVEVEPDTAAAIGVPGLYAAGEVAGGMHGSNRLGGNSLTDLLVFGRRAGAGAAEYVKSAGANPVSDSTIKAAADRIEAPFSRAGGENSYSLHAELQEVTHNLVGIIRTRTEIEEAIAKIADIRARSKNVAVAGGRKFNPGFHLAFDLDNMLLVAESTAKSALLREESRGGHTRDDFPGMNNTWRQVNHISSFDGNQVNIKAQPLPMLPKELFDLFDVHELEKYMTPEEIAKGGSN, from the coding sequence ATGAGCTCATTAAATTCGGTTTTGGAAAAACATAAGTACGACGTCCTAGTAATTGGTGCTGGTGGAGCAGGTCTTCGCGCTGCAGTAGAAGCACGTGAAGCTGGTCTTAGCGTTGCAATCATCTGTAAGTCACTCTTCGGCAAGGCCCACACTGTTATGGCAGAAGGTGGCGCAGCTGCTTCGATGGGTAACGTCAATGACAATGACAACTGGATGGTTCACTTCCGCGACACAATGCGCGGCGGAAAATTCCTTAACCACTTCCGTATGGCAGAACTTCACGCCAAGGAAGCACCAGATCGCATCTGGGAACTTGAAACTTGGGGCGCTCTCTTCGATCGCACTAAAGAAGGAAAGATTTCACAACGTAACTTCGGTGGACACGAATATCCACGCCTTGCACACGTTGGTGACCGCACAGGTCTAGAACTTATTCGCACCATGCAGCAGAAGATTGTTGCTCTGCAACAAGCAGATGGCCGCGAGTTCGGTGACATGGAATCAAAGATCAAGGTCTTTGCTGAATGCACCATCACTGAAATTCTTAAAGAGAATGGCAAGATCGCTGGAGCTTACGGTTACTGGCGCGAAACTGGCGAAGAAGTTCTCTTTGAAGCACCAGCGGTTGTTATTGCAACCGGTGGCGTAGGAAAGACTTTCAAGATTACTTCTAACTCTTGGGAAGGTACCGGCGACGGACATGCACTTGCTCTTAAGGCTGGCGCAAATCTCGTTGATATGGAGTTCTTGCAATTCCACCCAACAGGAATGGTCTGGCCACCATCAGTACGCGGAATTCTCGTAACAGAGTCTGTTCGTGGTGAAGGTGGAATCCTGACCAACTCTGAAGGCGAACGCTTTATGTTTAAGTACATCCCAGATGTATTTAAGGATAAGTACGCAGATAACGAAGCAGAAGCAGATCGTTGGTATGAAGATCAGGACAACAACCGTCGTCCACCAGAACTTCTTCCACGTGATGAAGTTGCTCGTGCGATTAACTCAGAAGTTAAGGCAGGACGTGGAACCGAGCATGGTGGAGTATTCCTCGATGTCTCAAAGCGCATCCCAGCTGAAGTTATTAAGAAGCGCCTTCCATCTATGTGGCACCAGTTCTATGAACTTGCCGGCGTAGATATCACCAAGGAAGCGATGGAAGTCGGCCCAACATGTCACTACGTCATGGGCGGTGTTGAAGTAGAGCCAGATACAGCTGCAGCGATCGGAGTTCCAGGACTTTACGCAGCAGGTGAAGTTGCAGGCGGTATGCACGGTTCAAACCGTCTCGGCGGAAACTCACTCACAGACCTTTTGGTATTCGGTCGTCGTGCAGGTGCAGGAGCAGCTGAGTACGTAAAGAGCGCTGGTGCAAACCCTGTCTCTGATTCAACAATTAAGGCAGCAGCCGATCGCATTGAAGCTCCATTTAGTCGCGCGGGCGGAGAGAATTCATATTCACTTCACGCAGAACTTCAGGAAGTTACACATAACCTGGTCGGAATCATCCGCACACGTACTGAGATCGAGGAAGCTATCGCAAAGATTGCCGATATCCGCGCTCGCAGTAAGAACGTGGCAGTTGCTGGTGGACGTAAGTTCAACCCAGGATTCCACTTGGCATTCGACCTCGACAATATGTTGCTCGTCGCTGAATCAACTGCGAAGTCAGCTCTCTTGCGTGAGGAATCACGCGGTGGCCACACTCGCGATGATTTCCCTGGCATGAATAACACATGGCGTCAGGTCAACCACATCTCTTCATTCGATGGCAACCAAGTCAACATCAAGGCACAACCGCTTCCGATGTTGCCTAAGGAGCTCTTCGATCTCTTCGATGTTCACGAACTCGAGAAGTACATGACACCGGAAGAAATTGCGAAAGGCGGTTCCAACTAA
- a CDS encoding phage holin family protein, with amino-acid sequence MLLVRWAVLAFSMWIATLVVPGITVDGGVTTYLWVALLFGLINSFFGSIIKVLTFPVSIVTFGLFLFVVNAAMLSLTARWSEKLEVTGFWSALFASLIISVITTLFKSTKKLA; translated from the coding sequence ATGTTGCTCGTTAGGTGGGCTGTACTCGCATTCTCAATGTGGATTGCGACGCTAGTCGTACCTGGCATTACCGTCGATGGCGGCGTAACTACTTATTTATGGGTTGCGCTGCTCTTCGGGCTCATTAACAGCTTCTTCGGTTCGATTATCAAAGTGCTTACTTTTCCAGTTTCCATCGTAACTTTTGGTCTCTTCCTCTTTGTCGTGAACGCAGCGATGTTGTCGCTAACTGCGCGATGGAGCGAAAAACTTGAAGTCACTGGTTTCTGGTCCGCACTCTTTGCATCGCTGATCATCAGCGTCATTACAACTCTCTTTAAATCTACAAAGAAGCTGGCTTAA
- a CDS encoding PP2C family protein-serine/threonine phosphatase gives MSQLYFATSARSAVGLVRSGNEDSAFTSRNIVAVADGMGGHAAGEVASKIAISTLADLSKVITSPDVDSESSDDIYLNSFHTIDQELKAAVQESPELSGMGTTLTSLFLRNNEVALLHIGDSRAYRLRGNSLDQLSVDHTVIQELLNQGAISQSDVATHPQRSVLTQVLMGEGNLDLPLPVFEGKVKDRYLVCSDGLSSVLSEKEIKSLIKGKDRDEAVGALIDATYINGAPDNVTVVIADLVEEVQPDNIEKIGAAQ, from the coding sequence ATGAGCCAGCTCTACTTCGCTACTTCTGCGCGATCTGCAGTTGGCCTTGTCCGCAGCGGCAATGAAGATAGCGCTTTCACATCTCGCAACATCGTTGCAGTTGCCGATGGCATGGGTGGTCACGCAGCCGGTGAAGTTGCTTCAAAGATTGCAATCTCCACTCTTGCTGATTTATCAAAGGTAATTACAAGCCCTGATGTCGATTCTGAATCTTCTGACGATATCTATCTCAACTCTTTTCACACTATTGATCAAGAGTTAAAAGCAGCGGTCCAAGAAAGTCCAGAACTATCTGGAATGGGAACAACTCTTACCTCACTCTTTCTACGCAATAATGAAGTTGCGCTGCTGCACATCGGAGATTCACGTGCCTACAGATTGCGCGGAAATTCATTAGACCAACTCAGCGTTGATCACACTGTTATTCAAGAGTTGCTTAACCAAGGCGCAATCAGCCAATCTGATGTCGCCACACACCCGCAAAGGTCTGTACTCACACAGGTATTGATGGGCGAGGGCAATCTCGACCTTCCGCTCCCTGTATTCGAAGGAAAAGTTAAGGATCGCTACTTAGTATGTAGCGATGGCTTGAGCTCAGTACTTTCCGAGAAAGAGATCAAATCTCTTATCAAGGGCAAGGATCGTGATGAAGCGGTGGGCGCACTTATCGATGCGACATATATCAATGGCGCACCCGATAATGTCACTGTCGTCATTGCAGATCTTGTAGAAGAAGTTCAACCAGATAACATCGAGAAGATTGGAGCTGCACAATGA
- a CDS encoding Rieske (2Fe-2S) protein, with amino-acid sequence MNTRRSVVISLGISLISALIPSAFAATGPTLKPTKLGQTIVWRGKKYTCIKQGKKLVWDKGVLIPAKVTQTPTSTPSPSPSSSPTKKPLVMEDIALGSASSISVGESKIMTKGKSYVITRTSSGLIAFDTTCTHNGCGIDFKAKTLICPCHGAEFDPLTGSPTAGPALTKLKSYEVKEVDGQIVVFDYPW; translated from the coding sequence ATGAATACTCGCCGTTCTGTTGTGATTAGTCTTGGCATTTCTCTTATCTCTGCCTTAATACCGAGCGCATTTGCCGCAACCGGCCCCACTCTCAAACCAACAAAACTGGGCCAAACAATTGTGTGGAGAGGCAAGAAGTACACCTGCATCAAGCAAGGTAAAAAGCTGGTCTGGGATAAAGGTGTACTGATTCCTGCAAAAGTTACACAGACGCCAACTTCAACGCCCAGCCCTTCACCATCATCTAGCCCCACAAAGAAACCATTGGTGATGGAAGATATCGCTCTAGGTTCCGCTTCTTCTATCTCGGTGGGCGAGAGCAAAATCATGACTAAAGGCAAGTCATATGTAATTACACGAACCTCGAGCGGTCTCATCGCTTTTGATACGACATGCACTCACAATGGTTGCGGAATCGACTTCAAAGCGAAGACGCTGATCTGCCCATGTCATGGTGCGGAGTTCGATCCATTAACGGGATCACCAACTGCAGGTCCCGCGCTCACAAAATTGAAGTCTTATGAAGTAAAAGAAGTCGACGGCCAAATCGTGGTCTTTGATTATCCTTGGTAA
- the serS gene encoding serine--tRNA ligase, protein MIDIKFLRENPDVVRASQKGRGENVELVDQIIAIDEIKRAAVSEFETLRQEQNVLSKSVGAAKGDEKAALLANAKELADKVKAADAKRSEIEEKAKALLLQLSNLLDTEAPIGGEEDFVTIEHIGTPRDFAKDGFEPKDHVELGKLLGAIDTERGAKVAGSRSYYLTGVGALLEFALVNYAIQSALKNGFSPVIPPVLVNPAAMEGTGFLGQAAENVYRIEKDDVYLVGTSEVPLAAMHMDEILPADKLPLRYAGYSSCFRREAGTYGKDTRGIIRVHQFDKVEMFTFCKPEDAKEEHKRLLQWEKDFLTAMEIPFRVIDVASGDLGSSATRKFDIEAWVPTQGAYREVTSTSNCTEFQARRLNIRYKDSEGTKAIATLNGTLVAIPRMIVAILENHQNADGTVNVPAALQPFLGMKKFELV, encoded by the coding sequence ATGATTGATATCAAGTTCCTACGCGAGAACCCTGATGTTGTCCGCGCATCTCAAAAGGGCCGCGGCGAAAACGTTGAGCTCGTAGATCAGATCATTGCAATCGATGAAATCAAGCGCGCTGCTGTCTCTGAATTCGAAACTCTGCGCCAAGAGCAGAACGTACTTTCTAAGAGCGTCGGGGCTGCAAAGGGCGATGAAAAGGCCGCACTTCTTGCCAATGCAAAAGAGCTTGCTGACAAGGTAAAGGCTGCGGATGCAAAGCGATCAGAGATTGAAGAGAAGGCAAAGGCGTTATTGCTTCAGCTTTCAAACCTTCTCGATACCGAAGCGCCTATTGGTGGCGAAGAAGATTTCGTAACGATTGAACATATCGGAACGCCACGTGATTTCGCTAAAGATGGCTTCGAACCAAAAGATCACGTCGAGCTCGGTAAGTTGCTTGGTGCAATTGATACCGAGCGCGGTGCCAAGGTTGCCGGTTCACGTTCATACTATTTAACTGGCGTCGGCGCACTTCTTGAATTCGCACTTGTAAATTACGCAATCCAGAGCGCACTCAAGAATGGTTTCTCACCTGTAATTCCTCCAGTGCTGGTAAATCCTGCTGCAATGGAAGGCACTGGCTTCTTAGGCCAGGCAGCTGAAAACGTTTATCGTATTGAAAAAGATGATGTCTACCTTGTCGGTACATCTGAAGTTCCACTTGCTGCGATGCATATGGATGAAATTCTTCCTGCAGATAAATTGCCACTTCGTTACGCCGGTTACTCATCATGTTTCCGTCGCGAGGCTGGTACATATGGCAAGGACACTCGCGGAATCATTCGCGTTCACCAATTCGATAAAGTTGAAATGTTTACCTTCTGCAAGCCAGAAGATGCAAAGGAAGAACATAAGCGTTTGCTGCAGTGGGAGAAAGATTTCCTTACAGCGATGGAGATTCCATTCCGCGTTATCGATGTCGCATCAGGTGATCTCGGATCATCTGCCACACGTAAATTTGATATCGAAGCATGGGTTCCTACACAGGGCGCTTATCGCGAAGTAACAAGTACCTCTAACTGCACCGAATTTCAGGCACGACGCCTCAATATTCGTTACAAGGATTCAGAAGGCACAAAGGCGATTGCAACTCTTAACGGCACTTTGGTCGCCATTCCTCGCATGATTGTTGCGATTCTTGAAAACCATCAGAACGCTGATGGAACAGTCAATGTTCCGGCAGCTCTCCAACCATTCCTTGGAATGAAGAAATTCGAGCTCGTGTGA
- a CDS encoding succinate dehydrogenase/fumarate reductase iron-sulfur subunit, with protein sequence MARKLNLRIWRGDSTDGGLKDVQVDVNEGEVVLDVIHRVQATQMGDLAVRWNCKAGKCGSCSMEINGKPRLACMTQVASFDENETITVTPLRAFPVIKDLVTDVSFNYKKAMEIPAYEHPKELAPGEARMEQIDVERSQEFRKCIECFLCQNTCHVIRDHEENKKSFAGPRFFIRIAELDMHPLDKLKNRKRTAQEEHGLGMCNITKCCTEVCPEHIKITDNAIIPMKERVVDIKYDPARMFAGILKREKRN encoded by the coding sequence ATGGCGCGCAAACTTAATCTTCGCATCTGGCGAGGAGACTCGACAGACGGTGGTCTTAAAGATGTACAGGTTGATGTCAACGAGGGCGAAGTTGTTCTCGATGTAATTCACCGCGTTCAGGCAACACAGATGGGCGACCTAGCAGTTCGTTGGAACTGTAAAGCTGGCAAGTGTGGATCTTGTTCTATGGAGATCAACGGAAAGCCACGTCTAGCTTGTATGACACAGGTTGCTTCATTTGATGAGAATGAAACTATTACCGTTACTCCACTTCGCGCATTCCCAGTAATTAAGGATCTCGTCACAGACGTATCTTTCAATTACAAGAAGGCGATGGAAATCCCTGCATACGAACATCCAAAGGAGCTCGCTCCTGGTGAAGCACGTATGGAACAGATCGATGTCGAGCGCAGCCAAGAGTTCCGTAAGTGCATCGAATGCTTCTTGTGTCAGAACACATGTCACGTTATCCGCGATCACGAAGAGAATAAGAAGTCATTTGCTGGCCCACGATTCTTTATTCGCATCGCAGAGCTTGATATGCACCCACTCGATAAGCTCAAGAACCGTAAGCGCACAGCACAAGAAGAGCATGGTCTCGGAATGTGTAACATCACAAAGTGCTGTACTGAAGTTTGCCCAGAGCACATCAAGATCACCGATAACGCAATCATTCCTATGAAGGAGCGCGTTGTTGATATTAAGTACGATCCAGCTCGTATGTTCGCGGGCATTTTGAAGCGAGAAAAGCGCAACTAA
- a CDS encoding HAD family hydrolase, producing the protein MARRPKLIATDLDGTIVAHYGDITQRTIDTFKKAHAMGVEIFFVTGRPPRWMPEIKEAFGIGNAICGNGAMLYDLHNDKVLEEWLIPVDAQLETVTRLRKAIPQISFAVESHNYFHREKAYIPRWDVGLDNVGVDQIEEIITSPALKLLARCSQQELSSDEMLAIARIELEGVVTVTHSNPSDSLLEISALGVSKGLTLAKMAERLGIDAADCVSFGDNPNDFSMLQWCGRSFAMADGHPEGPLHAKGVAGPCEEDGVAIIIEQLLELPA; encoded by the coding sequence ATTGCACGTCGCCCGAAGTTAATTGCAACGGATCTCGACGGAACAATCGTTGCGCATTACGGAGATATCACTCAGCGCACAATCGATACCTTTAAGAAGGCTCACGCTATGGGCGTTGAGATTTTCTTTGTCACCGGTCGCCCACCACGGTGGATGCCCGAAATCAAAGAAGCTTTTGGTATTGGCAACGCAATCTGTGGAAACGGCGCAATGTTGTACGACCTTCACAACGACAAGGTTCTTGAAGAGTGGTTGATTCCCGTTGATGCACAACTAGAAACGGTTACACGTCTACGTAAAGCAATTCCACAGATTTCATTTGCAGTTGAATCACATAATTACTTCCATCGCGAGAAGGCATACATCCCGCGCTGGGATGTGGGTCTTGATAACGTCGGCGTAGATCAGATTGAAGAGATTATTACTTCACCTGCTCTGAAACTACTTGCACGTTGTTCACAACAAGAACTTTCATCTGATGAAATGCTTGCGATTGCAAGAATTGAACTTGAAGGCGTTGTAACAGTTACGCACTCAAATCCTTCAGATTCACTCCTTGAAATTTCTGCACTCGGTGTCTCTAAAGGTTTAACTCTTGCAAAGATGGCAGAACGACTTGGCATCGATGCAGCTGATTGCGTTTCATTCGGTGATAACCCAAATGATTTCTCAATGCTTCAGTGGTGTGGTCGATCATTTGCAATGGCAGATGGCCACCCTGAAGGACCGCTCCATGCAAAAGGTGTAGCTGGTCCATGTGAAGAAGATGGTGTTGCAATCATCATCGAGCAGTTGCTCGAACTTCCAGCGTAA
- the pheA gene encoding prephenate dehydratase — protein MSAADSQTFAYLGPVGTFTEAALAKITCDSDVKVPYANVTAALNAVRKGEADFALVPIENSVEGVVARTLDELAIGDPLTIAGEVTLPVTFAFMIKPGATTINRIGTHPHAESQCRSYIAAKYPHAEIVPTNSTSAAAEAVSKGDLDAAIASNAAASHFGLEIREDNIGDNAGAVTRFICAQKPGWVPEPTGHDRTSMAVFIDIDHAGALLEILQVFAKHDVNLTFIQSRPTGRELGHYHFIIDVEGHISDAPVGKSIEELRSICDDIRFLGSYPREVRS, from the coding sequence GTGAGCGCAGCCGACAGCCAGACATTCGCCTATTTAGGGCCTGTCGGCACATTTACCGAAGCCGCTCTTGCGAAAATTACATGCGATTCTGATGTAAAAGTTCCGTATGCAAATGTCACTGCAGCACTAAATGCAGTACGTAAAGGCGAAGCTGATTTTGCTCTCGTTCCCATTGAAAACTCCGTCGAAGGTGTTGTTGCCCGCACTCTCGATGAATTAGCTATCGGAGATCCACTTACTATCGCTGGCGAAGTTACTTTGCCTGTCACCTTTGCATTTATGATTAAGCCAGGTGCGACAACAATTAACCGCATCGGCACACATCCGCATGCAGAATCACAATGCCGCTCATACATTGCAGCGAAGTACCCACATGCAGAGATTGTTCCTACTAATTCAACATCAGCTGCTGCAGAAGCAGTGAGCAAAGGCGATCTCGATGCAGCAATTGCATCAAATGCAGCTGCTAGCCACTTCGGATTAGAAATTCGCGAAGACAATATTGGTGACAATGCAGGCGCTGTCACGCGATTCATCTGCGCCCAGAAGCCAGGCTGGGTTCCAGAACCAACTGGCCACGACCGCACCTCGATGGCTGTCTTTATCGATATCGATCACGCTGGTGCGCTGCTGGAAATCCTCCAGGTATTTGCCAAGCACGATGTAAACCTGACATTCATCCAGTCACGTCCAACAGGTCGCGAACTTGGTCACTACCATTTCATTATTGATGTCGAAGGCCACATCAGCGATGCTCCAGTCGGAAAATCGATTGAAGAGCTTCGTTCGATCTGCGATGACATTAGATTCCTAGGTTCCTATCCACGAGAGGTGCGTTCATGA
- a CDS encoding fluoride efflux transporter FluC, whose product MNTFLVILGAAIGAPARFLVDQYFRKFTEKPVGTFVVNIAGSFLIGLTYSSTEHWHDFLAIGFAGAFTTWSTFIIDIFLGYELKKYKVVAVNLVASLVFGLLAAYGGFLLAS is encoded by the coding sequence ATGAATACATTCTTAGTAATTCTCGGCGCTGCGATAGGCGCACCAGCGCGCTTTTTGGTCGATCAATACTTTAGGAAATTTACTGAAAAACCTGTTGGAACCTTTGTAGTCAATATTGCAGGCTCGTTTCTCATCGGTCTTACATACAGTTCGACAGAACATTGGCATGATTTTCTAGCGATTGGCTTTGCGGGCGCATTTACAACTTGGTCGACATTTATCATCGATATCTTCTTAGGTTATGAACTTAAGAAGTATAAAGTTGTTGCAGTGAACTTAGTTGCATCACTCGTATTCGGCTTACTTGCCGCTTACGGTGGATTTTTACTTGCTTCCTGA
- a CDS encoding glycerophosphodiester phosphodiesterase, with protein sequence MLIYAHRGASADFPELTLAAYEGAVAQGADGFECDVRLTKDEVPVLWHNATMLERAGNAGLIAEMTHKEVSRAYPQILTLDEFLAFAVSKKKGVLIETKHPVISGNRIEEVVVEKIHATKGIEKIEVAVMSFSWFAIEKMKRIDPTIHTTFLMHRNTSWFQAKLSSSASIGPGINELREEPIRAERIKNLGRSLNVWTVDDDADIKLCEKLGVDILITNKPSHAREVLRYP encoded by the coding sequence ATGCTTATCTATGCTCACCGCGGTGCTAGCGCTGACTTCCCAGAGCTCACCCTCGCTGCATACGAAGGCGCAGTAGCCCAAGGCGCCGACGGCTTTGAATGTGATGTCCGGCTGACAAAAGATGAGGTGCCGGTTCTTTGGCATAACGCGACGATGCTCGAACGGGCAGGCAACGCTGGGCTGATAGCCGAGATGACACATAAAGAGGTATCGCGCGCATACCCGCAGATTCTCACCCTCGATGAATTTCTTGCATTTGCAGTAAGTAAGAAGAAGGGTGTCTTAATTGAAACTAAGCACCCTGTTATTTCTGGAAACCGAATTGAAGAAGTTGTTGTAGAAAAGATTCACGCAACTAAAGGAATTGAGAAGATTGAAGTGGCAGTCATGTCATTTAGTTGGTTTGCAATTGAAAAGATGAAGAGAATTGATCCAACTATTCATACAACTTTTCTTATGCATAGGAACACTTCATGGTTTCAAGCAAAGCTCTCTTCGTCAGCGTCTATCGGACCCGGTATCAACGAACTTCGTGAAGAACCCATTCGAGCCGAACGCATTAAGAACCTGGGACGCTCGCTTAATGTATGGACTGTCGATGATGATGCCGATATCAAACTCTGCGAGAAGTTAGGCGTCGATATTCTCATCACAAATAAGCCGTCACATGCCCGCGAGGTACTCAGGTATCCTTAA